The following coding sequences lie in one Streptomyces sp. NBC_00510 genomic window:
- a CDS encoding elongation factor G-like protein EF-G2, giving the protein MGDRRDAGPGAAGRALAAGRPEDVRNVVLVGHSGSGKTTLVEALALATGAVNRAGHVADGGTVSDHDEIEHRQQRSVQLSLVPVEWDGIKINLLDTPGYADFVGELRAGLRAADAALFVVSAADGVDGATRMVWEECAAVGMPRAVVVTHLEAARADFEEMTETCREAFGGDSPDTVLPLYLPLHGEETADGHTPVTGLIGLLSQRVYDYSSGKREERPPDEAQLPVMDDARARLIEGIIAESEDETLMDRYLGGEELDLKTLVQDLERAVARGSFHPVLAAAPAAEGCKQGIGTVELLELVTGGFPTPLEREVPQVSTPQGTSHAQLTCDPDGPLAAEVVKTSSDPYVGRISLVRVFSGTLRPDETVHVSGHGLEDRGHEDHDVDERVGALSSPFGKQQRTVPHCVAGDLACVAKLTRAETGDTLSAKDDPLLMEPWLMPDPLLPVAIQAHSKADEDKLSVGLSRLVAEDPTMRLEQNPDTRQVVLWCLGEAHMDVALERLRTRYGVQVDAVPHKVALRETFGEKSTARGRHVKQSGGHGQYAICDIEVEPLPVGSGIQFVDKVVGGAVPRQFIPSVEKGVRAQAAKGVALGFPVEDIRITLVDGKAHSVDSSDAAFQTAGALALREAATQCRIHLLEPVSEIRVMVPDEYVGPVMSDLSGRRGRVLGTEPVGLGRTLVRAEVPEIEIGRYAVDLRSLSHGTGRYGRSYARHEPMPPQLAQKLREQHAQESGK; this is encoded by the coding sequence ATGGGCGACAGGAGAGACGCAGGTCCGGGAGCCGCCGGAAGGGCATTGGCGGCCGGCCGGCCCGAGGATGTACGCAACGTGGTGCTGGTCGGCCACAGTGGCTCCGGGAAGACGACGCTGGTCGAGGCGCTCGCCCTGGCGACAGGGGCGGTGAACCGCGCCGGGCACGTGGCCGACGGCGGGACCGTCTCCGACCACGACGAGATCGAGCACCGTCAGCAACGCTCGGTACAGCTCTCGCTGGTACCGGTGGAGTGGGACGGAATCAAGATCAATCTACTGGACACCCCCGGGTACGCCGACTTCGTGGGGGAACTCAGGGCCGGTCTGCGGGCAGCGGACGCGGCCCTCTTCGTCGTCTCGGCGGCCGACGGCGTCGACGGCGCCACCCGGATGGTCTGGGAGGAGTGCGCGGCGGTCGGCATGCCGCGTGCGGTCGTCGTCACGCACCTGGAGGCGGCACGGGCCGACTTCGAGGAGATGACCGAGACGTGCCGTGAGGCCTTCGGGGGCGACTCCCCCGACACGGTGCTGCCGCTGTACCTCCCGCTCCACGGGGAGGAGACCGCGGACGGCCACACGCCCGTGACCGGGCTCATCGGCCTGCTGTCGCAGCGGGTCTACGACTACTCCTCCGGCAAGCGCGAGGAGCGCCCGCCGGACGAGGCGCAGCTGCCCGTGATGGACGACGCGCGCGCCCGGCTCATCGAGGGGATCATCGCCGAGAGCGAGGACGAGACCCTCATGGACCGCTACCTGGGCGGCGAGGAGCTCGACCTCAAGACGCTGGTCCAGGACCTGGAGCGGGCCGTGGCGCGCGGCTCCTTCCACCCCGTGCTGGCCGCGGCGCCGGCCGCGGAGGGCTGCAAGCAGGGCATCGGCACCGTGGAGCTGCTGGAACTGGTCACCGGCGGCTTCCCGACGCCGCTGGAACGTGAGGTCCCCCAGGTCAGCACGCCCCAGGGGACGTCGCACGCGCAGCTCACCTGCGATCCGGACGGACCGCTGGCCGCCGAGGTCGTGAAGACCTCCTCCGACCCGTACGTGGGGCGGATCAGCCTCGTGCGGGTGTTCTCCGGCACCCTGCGCCCCGACGAGACCGTCCACGTCTCCGGCCACGGCCTGGAGGACCGCGGCCACGAGGACCACGACGTCGACGAGCGCGTCGGCGCCCTGTCCTCGCCCTTCGGCAAACAGCAGCGGACGGTGCCGCACTGCGTGGCCGGCGACCTGGCCTGCGTCGCCAAGCTGACCCGCGCGGAGACCGGCGACACGCTCTCCGCCAAGGACGACCCGCTGCTCATGGAGCCCTGGCTGATGCCGGACCCCCTGCTGCCGGTCGCGATCCAGGCGCACAGCAAGGCCGACGAGGACAAGCTCTCCGTAGGCCTGTCCCGGCTCGTCGCCGAGGACCCCACGATGCGGCTGGAGCAGAACCCCGACACCCGGCAGGTCGTGCTGTGGTGCCTGGGCGAGGCCCACATGGACGTGGCGCTGGAGCGGCTGCGCACGCGCTACGGCGTGCAGGTCGACGCCGTGCCGCACAAAGTGGCGCTCCGCGAGACCTTCGGCGAGAAGTCGACGGCGCGCGGACGGCACGTCAAGCAGTCCGGCGGGCACGGCCAGTACGCCATCTGCGACATCGAGGTCGAACCGCTGCCGGTCGGCTCCGGCATCCAGTTCGTCGACAAGGTCGTCGGAGGCGCGGTACCGCGGCAGTTCATCCCCTCGGTGGAGAAGGGCGTCCGCGCCCAGGCCGCCAAGGGCGTGGCCCTCGGCTTCCCGGTCGAGGACATCCGCATCACCCTGGTCGACGGCAAGGCGCACTCGGTGGACTCCTCCGACGCCGCCTTCCAGACCGCGGGCGCGCTCGCCCTGCGCGAGGCGGCCACGCAGTGCCGCATCCACCTGCTGGAACCGGTCAGCGAGATCCGGGTCATGGTGCCGGACGAGTACGTCGGGCCGGTCATGAGCGACCTGTCCGGTCGCCGCGGACGGGTGCTGGGCACCGAACCGGTCGGCCTGGGACGCACCTTGGTGCGGGCCGAGGTACCGGAGATCGAGATCGGGCGCTATGCGGTCGACCTGCGGTCGCTGTCGCACGGCACCGGACGGTACGGCCGCAGCTACGCCCGGCACGAGCCGATGCCACCCCAACTGGCGCAGAAGCTGAGGGAGCAGCACGCCCAGGAGTCCGGCAAGTAA
- a CDS encoding CDP-alcohol phosphatidyltransferase family protein has protein sequence MLNKYARAFFTRVLTPFAAFLLRRGVSPDTVTLIGTGGVVAGALVFYPRGEFFWGTVVITLFVFSDLVDGNMARQAGVSSRWGAFLDSTLDRVADAAIFGGLALWYAGGGDDLALCAVTIFCLASGQVVSYTKARGESIGLPVAVNGLVERAERLVISLVACGFAGLHKFGVPGIQWLLPIALWIVAVGSLVTLVQRVITVRREAFEADAAAHEGSGRA, from the coding sequence ATGCTGAACAAGTACGCGCGTGCTTTCTTCACGCGTGTCCTCACACCGTTCGCCGCGTTTCTGCTCCGCCGGGGCGTCAGCCCGGACACGGTCACGCTGATCGGCACGGGAGGCGTGGTCGCGGGAGCGCTGGTCTTCTACCCCAGGGGCGAGTTCTTCTGGGGCACGGTCGTCATCACCCTGTTCGTCTTCTCGGACCTGGTGGACGGCAACATGGCCCGCCAGGCGGGCGTCTCCAGCCGCTGGGGCGCCTTCCTGGACTCCACCCTGGACCGGGTGGCCGACGCGGCCATCTTCGGCGGGCTGGCGCTCTGGTACGCCGGGGGCGGGGACGACCTCGCGCTGTGCGCGGTGACGATCTTCTGCCTCGCCAGCGGCCAGGTGGTCTCGTACACCAAGGCGCGCGGTGAGAGCATCGGACTGCCGGTCGCGGTCAACGGTCTGGTCGAACGGGCCGAGCGACTGGTGATCTCACTGGTGGCCTGCGGTTTCGCCGGGCTCCACAAGTTCGGCGTCCCCGGCATCCAGTGGCTGCTGCCGATCGCCCTGTGGATCGTGGCCGTCGGCAGCCTGGTGACGCTGGTGCAGCGGGTGATCACCGTGCGCCGCGAGGCCTTCGAGGCCGACGCGGCGGCGCACGAAGGGAGCGGGCGGGCGTGA
- a CDS encoding phosphatidylinositol mannoside acyltransferase, producing the protein MKDGLTDALYGLGWGAVKRLPEPAAARLGRSIADLAWNRRGKGVQRLESNLARVVPDADEARLRELSKAGMRSYLRYWMESFRLPAWSKERIRSSFDCKDLHHLEDGLASGRGVVLALPHMANWDLAGAWVTTRLGVPFATVAERLKPETLYDRFVAYREGLGMEVLPHTGGAAFGALARRLRGGGLVCLVADRDLSSSGVEVDFFGEATRMPAGPALLAQQTGALLLPVTLWYDDSPTLQGQVHAPVEVPEDGTRAERTAVMTQRLADVFAAGIAEHPEDWHMLQRLWLADLEPRADAPAGQPAGRDAASSPVSGDPTDRSGTEKP; encoded by the coding sequence GTGAAGGACGGGCTGACCGACGCGCTGTACGGACTGGGCTGGGGCGCGGTCAAACGGCTGCCGGAACCCGCCGCGGCACGGCTCGGCCGGTCCATCGCCGACCTGGCCTGGAACCGCCGCGGCAAGGGCGTGCAGCGCCTGGAGTCCAACCTGGCCAGGGTCGTGCCCGACGCCGACGAGGCGCGGCTGCGCGAGCTGTCGAAGGCCGGCATGCGCTCGTACCTGCGCTACTGGATGGAGTCCTTCCGGCTGCCGGCCTGGAGCAAGGAACGCATCCGCTCCTCGTTCGACTGCAAGGACCTGCACCACCTCGAGGACGGCCTGGCCAGCGGCCGCGGCGTCGTCCTCGCCCTGCCGCACATGGCCAACTGGGACCTCGCGGGCGCCTGGGTCACCACCCGGCTCGGGGTGCCCTTCGCCACCGTCGCCGAGCGGCTCAAGCCCGAGACCCTGTACGACCGCTTCGTCGCCTACCGCGAGGGCCTGGGCATGGAGGTGCTGCCGCACACCGGCGGCGCCGCCTTCGGCGCGCTGGCGCGGCGGCTGCGCGGCGGCGGCCTGGTGTGCCTGGTCGCCGACCGCGACCTGTCCTCCTCCGGCGTCGAGGTGGACTTCTTCGGCGAGGCCACCCGCATGCCCGCGGGCCCCGCCCTCCTCGCCCAGCAGACCGGGGCGCTGCTGCTGCCGGTCACCTTGTGGTACGACGACTCGCCCACCCTCCAGGGCCAGGTCCACGCACCGGTCGAGGTGCCGGAGGACGGCACACGGGCGGAGCGGACCGCCGTCATGACGCAGCGCCTGGCGGACGTCTTCGCCGCCGGCATCGCCGAGCACCCCGAGGACTGGCACATGCTGCAGCGGTTGTGGCTCGCCGACCTCGAACCGCGGGCGGACGCGCCGGCCGGGCAACCCGCAGGGCGCGACGCGGCGTCCTCCCCGGTGTCCGGCGACCCCACCGACCGCTCCGGAACGGAGAAGCCTTGA
- a CDS encoding glycosyltransferase family 4 protein, whose amino-acid sequence MRIGIVSPYSWDVPGGVQFHIRDLAEHLIALGHEVSVLAPADDDTPLPPYVISSGRAVPVPYNGSVARLNFGFLSAARVRRWLHEGAFDVIHVHEPSSPSLGLLTCWAAQGPIVATFHTSNPRSRAMIAAYPILQAALEKISARIAVSEYARRTLVEHLGGDAVVIPNGVDVGFFADAEPKTEWQGGGLPGDDTGGPPGEDRGRTIGFIGRIDEPRKGLPVLMKALPKILAERPGTRLLVAGRGDEAEAVEGLPKEMRDRVEFLGMVSDEDKARLLRSVDLYVAPNTGGESFGIILVEAMSAGAPVLASDLDAFRQVLDGGAAGELFPNEDPDALAASAVRLLGDDERRAQLRELGSRHVRRFDWSVVAADILAVYETVTAGAVAVAADERVGLRARLGFARD is encoded by the coding sequence TTGAGGATCGGGATCGTCAGCCCGTACTCGTGGGACGTCCCCGGCGGCGTCCAGTTCCACATCCGCGACCTCGCCGAGCACCTCATCGCGCTCGGCCACGAGGTCTCCGTCCTGGCGCCGGCCGACGACGACACCCCGCTGCCGCCCTACGTCATCTCCTCCGGCCGTGCCGTGCCCGTGCCGTACAACGGCTCGGTCGCGCGGCTCAACTTCGGCTTCCTGTCGGCCGCGCGGGTGCGCCGCTGGCTCCACGAGGGCGCCTTCGACGTCATCCACGTCCACGAGCCCTCCTCGCCCTCCCTCGGCCTGCTGACCTGCTGGGCCGCGCAGGGGCCGATCGTGGCCACCTTCCACACCTCCAACCCGCGCTCCCGGGCCATGATCGCCGCCTACCCGATCCTGCAGGCGGCGCTGGAGAAGATCAGCGCACGCATCGCGGTCAGCGAGTACGCCCGGCGCACCCTGGTCGAGCACCTGGGCGGAGACGCCGTGGTCATCCCGAACGGCGTCGACGTGGGCTTCTTCGCCGACGCCGAGCCCAAGACGGAGTGGCAGGGCGGAGGTCTCCCCGGCGACGACACCGGGGGTCCCCCCGGCGAAGACAGGGGGAGGACCATCGGCTTCATCGGGCGGATCGACGAGCCCCGCAAGGGCCTGCCCGTGCTGATGAAGGCCCTGCCGAAGATCCTCGCCGAGCGGCCGGGCACCCGCCTGCTGGTCGCCGGGCGCGGCGACGAGGCCGAGGCCGTGGAGGGCCTGCCCAAGGAGATGCGCGACCGGGTCGAGTTCCTCGGCATGGTCAGCGACGAGGACAAGGCGCGGCTGCTGCGCAGCGTCGACCTGTACGTGGCGCCCAACACCGGCGGTGAGAGCTTCGGCATCATCCTGGTCGAGGCCATGTCGGCCGGGGCGCCGGTGCTCGCCAGCGACCTGGACGCCTTCCGCCAGGTGCTCGACGGGGGCGCGGCCGGCGAGCTCTTCCCCAACGAGGACCCGGACGCGCTGGCCGCCTCCGCCGTACGGCTCCTGGGCGACGACGAGCGGCGTGCGCAGCTGCGCGAGCTGGGCTCCCGGCACGTCCGGCGCTTCGACTGGTCGGTCGTGGCCGCCGACATCCTCGCGGTGTACGAGACCGTCACCGCCGGCGCCGTGGCGGTGGCCGCAGACGAGCGGGTGGGCCTGCGGGCACGCTTGGGCTTCGCCCGCGACTGA